One window from the genome of Antechinus flavipes isolate AdamAnt ecotype Samford, QLD, Australia chromosome X, AdamAnt_v2, whole genome shotgun sequence encodes:
- the LOC127542587 gene encoding synaptonemal complex central element protein 1-like isoform X1: protein MSMECLQNIANLNAKIQEEKLRRKKLRKEFEQQLEELMQKHKELMEFHTPQRLLKEINNLMITKEQLLEEEKSVQERLDVLGKQIANLPAFKTKEEMMSEGTESAFLHSKEAAATMHLFEEENKKAMEFLEVASQNYEMVIQKSLRKKLEMETSDQHKTTGADGVIEAAAEGACAMVVEGAMGQGIMKSSKTVEKEENIDFSSEKMS from the exons ATGTCAATGGAGTGCCTTCAGAATATAGCAAATCTAAATGCTAAGATTCAGGAAGAGAAACTTCGAAGAAAGAAGCTGAG aaagGAATTTGAACAGCAGCTCGAGGAACTGATGCAAAAGCATAAGGAGCTAATGGAATTTCAC ACACCCCAGAGGCTGCTTAAAGAAATCAACAATTTGATGATTACCAAGGAACAGCTCCTGGAGGAAG AAAAGTCTGTTCAGGAGAGACTGGATGTTCTGGGGAAGCAAATTGCTAATCTGCCTGCCTTCAAGACCAAGGAAGAGATGATGAGTGAGGGTACCGAGAGTGCCTTCCTCCACAGCAAGGAAGCTGCTGCTACTAT GCACCtttttgaagaggaaaataagaaagcCATGGAATTCCTGGAGGTAGCCTCTCAAAACTACGAGATGGTGATACAGAAATCCCTCAG AAAAAAGCTGGAGATGGAAACTTCTGACCAACATAAAACCACAGGAGCTGATGGTGTCATAGAGGCAGCTGCTGAAGGAGCCTGTGCTATGGTTGTTGAGGGGGCCATGGGACAG GGAATTATGAAGTCCTCAAAGACAGTGGAAAAGGAGGAGAATATTGACTTCAGCTCAGAAAAAATGTCCTGA
- the LOC127542587 gene encoding synaptonemal complex central element protein 1-like isoform X2, with product MSMECLQNIANLNAKIQEEKLRRKKLRKEFEQQLEELMQKHKELMEFHTPQRLLKEINNLMITKEQLLEEEKSVQERLDVLGKQIANLPAFKTKEEMMSEGTESAFLHSKEAAATMHLFEEENKKAMEFLEVASQNYEMVIQKSLRKKLEMETSDQHKTTGADGVIEAAAEGACAMVVEGAMGQVKIPGNYEVLKDSGKGGEY from the exons ATGTCAATGGAGTGCCTTCAGAATATAGCAAATCTAAATGCTAAGATTCAGGAAGAGAAACTTCGAAGAAAGAAGCTGAG aaagGAATTTGAACAGCAGCTCGAGGAACTGATGCAAAAGCATAAGGAGCTAATGGAATTTCAC ACACCCCAGAGGCTGCTTAAAGAAATCAACAATTTGATGATTACCAAGGAACAGCTCCTGGAGGAAG AAAAGTCTGTTCAGGAGAGACTGGATGTTCTGGGGAAGCAAATTGCTAATCTGCCTGCCTTCAAGACCAAGGAAGAGATGATGAGTGAGGGTACCGAGAGTGCCTTCCTCCACAGCAAGGAAGCTGCTGCTACTAT GCACCtttttgaagaggaaaataagaaagcCATGGAATTCCTGGAGGTAGCCTCTCAAAACTACGAGATGGTGATACAGAAATCCCTCAG AAAAAAGCTGGAGATGGAAACTTCTGACCAACATAAAACCACAGGAGCTGATGGTGTCATAGAGGCAGCTGCTGAAGGAGCCTGTGCTATGGTTGTTGAGGGGGCCATGGGACAGGTAAAGATCCCAG GGAATTATGAAGTCCTCAAAGACAGTGGAAAAGGAGGAGAATATTGA